In the Natrinema amylolyticum genome, one interval contains:
- a CDS encoding adenylyltransferase/cytidyltransferase family protein, whose amino-acid sequence MTDGPTERPTRVVAQGTFDLLHPGHVHYLEEAAALGEELHVIVARAASIAHKPAPVLPDEQRRDAVAALEAVDRARLGHPEDFSIPICEIDPDVLILGHDQHHDESEVEGMLAAWGIDCRVERASGLEPTGDELYSSSDIVARVLAERNRDGPRSPVERAADADD is encoded by the coding sequence ATGACTGACGGACCGACCGAGCGGCCGACGCGCGTCGTCGCACAGGGGACCTTCGACCTGCTCCATCCCGGCCACGTCCACTACCTCGAGGAAGCGGCCGCGCTGGGCGAGGAACTGCACGTCATCGTCGCTCGCGCGGCGAGCATCGCTCACAAGCCCGCTCCCGTCCTCCCGGACGAGCAGCGCCGCGACGCCGTCGCCGCGCTCGAGGCGGTCGATCGCGCTCGGCTCGGTCACCCCGAGGACTTCTCGATTCCGATCTGCGAGATCGATCCTGACGTGCTCATCCTCGGTCACGACCAGCACCACGACGAGAGCGAGGTCGAGGGGATGCTCGCGGCGTGGGGGATCGACTGTCGCGTCGAACGGGCGAGCGGGCTCGAGCCGACCGGCGACGAACTATATTCGAGCAGCGACATCGTCGCACGGGTGCTCGCCGAACGGAATAGGGATGGACCGCGATCGCCCGTCGAGCGAGCGGCCGATGCCGACGACTGA
- a CDS encoding DUF7521 family protein: protein MNDYALVIAIANTATMLTGGAVAALAYRAFRRTGAAALRAVAAGFGVIVAGSVLGGGVHLVGGAVGLGVALQSAITALGFGLLLYSLYAETTDITVTTEISL from the coding sequence ATGAACGACTACGCGCTCGTTATCGCGATTGCGAACACGGCGACGATGCTGACGGGGGGCGCAGTCGCAGCGCTCGCCTACCGCGCGTTCCGACGGACCGGTGCCGCGGCGCTGCGAGCAGTCGCGGCCGGCTTCGGCGTCATCGTCGCCGGCTCGGTGCTCGGCGGCGGCGTGCACCTCGTCGGTGGTGCGGTCGGACTCGGCGTCGCCCTCCAGAGCGCGATCACCGCGCTCGGGTTCGGACTCCTGCTGTACTCGCTGTACGCCGAAACGACCGATATCACTGTTACCACGGAGATCTCACTATGA
- a CDS encoding SLC13 family permease produces the protein MLVVFGIIAIALVLFITEWLPIDVTAILIMVLLMVLGADGVVNFTEISTAEGTSGFSNSATITVLAMLILSSGISQTGVVQIIGRKMSAFAGDDLDKQLLATIGVSGPISGFINNTPVVAILVPVISDIAHKGKTSPSKLLIPLSYASMFGGMLTLIGTSTNILASDVSARLLDHPFSMFEFTKLGIVVLLVGSLYLMTIGHRLLPERVPVEEDYVQEYAIEEYLTEVIVNEDSPIVGTTVAEAIDHVEFDADILQVVRDDEEFIEPISQKTIREGDLLRLRADRDTVQQFVDRGTLTLAGNPQTVEDLEPDEVPERTLVEIVVPRGSFLVGESLETSTFRQRYDATVLAFRSRGETVRDHMDERRIRVGDTLLVQAAPDSIDRLSQNDDFIVAHEPEEPDYRTEKIPHAAAIMAGVVGFVAVPWDAVGSALAGVTGVGAFEAMSALSLPILVTALAGVVAMVATGVLKPTEIYDAVEWDVIFLLAGIIPLGIALEQTGGADLLGTLVASTGAYLPVIGVLWVFYLATGLITGVISNNASVVLMLPVAVETATQIGANPFAFVLAVTFAASTAFLTPVGYQTNLFVYGPGGYKFMDFVRVGAPLQLLLSVVTVFGIAFFWGVT, from the coding sequence ATGCTGGTCGTGTTCGGAATCATCGCTATCGCGCTCGTCCTGTTCATCACCGAATGGCTGCCAATCGACGTGACGGCCATCCTGATCATGGTGTTATTGATGGTACTGGGGGCCGACGGCGTGGTGAACTTCACCGAAATATCGACCGCGGAAGGGACGTCCGGCTTCTCCAATTCGGCGACCATCACCGTCCTGGCGATGCTCATTCTCAGTTCGGGGATCAGCCAGACGGGGGTCGTCCAGATCATCGGTCGCAAGATGTCCGCGTTCGCCGGCGACGACCTCGACAAACAGTTGCTCGCGACGATCGGCGTCAGCGGCCCGATCTCCGGGTTTATCAACAATACGCCGGTCGTCGCCATCCTCGTTCCCGTCATCTCGGACATCGCCCACAAGGGGAAGACCTCCCCGTCGAAGCTCCTGATCCCGCTCTCCTACGCCTCCATGTTTGGGGGGATGCTCACGCTCATCGGGACCTCGACGAACATCCTCGCGAGTGACGTCTCCGCACGCCTGCTCGACCACCCGTTCTCGATGTTCGAGTTCACCAAACTCGGGATCGTCGTCCTCCTCGTCGGTAGTCTCTATCTCATGACTATCGGCCACCGACTGCTGCCCGAGCGCGTTCCCGTCGAGGAGGACTACGTCCAGGAGTACGCGATCGAGGAGTATCTGACCGAAGTCATCGTCAACGAGGACTCGCCGATCGTCGGCACGACCGTCGCCGAGGCCATCGACCACGTCGAGTTCGACGCCGACATCCTCCAGGTCGTCCGCGACGACGAGGAGTTCATCGAACCGATCAGTCAGAAAACGATTCGAGAGGGTGACCTGCTGCGGCTGCGCGCCGATCGCGACACCGTCCAGCAGTTCGTCGATCGGGGAACACTCACGCTCGCGGGCAACCCACAGACGGTCGAGGACTTAGAGCCCGACGAGGTCCCCGAACGGACCCTCGTCGAGATCGTCGTCCCGCGGGGCTCGTTCCTCGTCGGCGAATCGCTCGAGACGTCGACGTTCCGCCAGCGCTACGACGCGACCGTGCTGGCGTTCCGGAGCCGCGGCGAGACGGTCCGGGATCACATGGACGAGCGTCGGATCCGCGTCGGTGACACGCTGCTGGTCCAAGCGGCTCCGGACAGCATCGACCGGCTCTCGCAGAACGACGACTTCATTGTCGCACACGAGCCCGAGGAGCCGGACTACCGAACCGAGAAGATTCCTCACGCGGCGGCGATCATGGCGGGCGTCGTCGGATTCGTCGCTGTGCCATGGGACGCGGTCGGCTCCGCCCTCGCCGGCGTGACGGGCGTCGGGGCGTTCGAGGCCATGTCGGCGCTCTCCCTGCCCATCCTCGTGACCGCGTTGGCGGGCGTCGTCGCGATGGTCGCGACGGGCGTCCTCAAGCCGACGGAGATCTACGACGCCGTCGAGTGGGACGTGATCTTCCTGCTCGCCGGCATCATCCCGCTGGGAATCGCCTTAGAACAGACCGGCGGGGCGGATCTCCTGGGGACCCTCGTCGCCTCGACCGGTGCCTATCTCCCCGTCATCGGCGTGTTGTGGGTGTTCTACCTCGCGACGGGGCTGATCACGGGCGTGATTTCGAACAACGCCAGCGTCGTGTTGATGCTCCCGGTGGCCGTCGAGACCGCCACGCAGATCGGTGCGAACCCCTTCGCGTTCGTGCTCGCGGTGACGTTCGCGGCCTCGACCGCGTTCCTCACGCCCGTCGGCTACCAGACGAACCTGTTCGTCTACGGCCCCGGCGGCTACAAGTTCATGGACTTCGTCCGGGTCGGCGCACCGCTCCAGTTGCTCCTCTCCGTCGTGACCGTCTTCGGCATCGCGTTCTTCTGGGGCGTTACGTAA
- a CDS encoding DUF4198 domain-containing protein: MRVTRKLRIDVERRELAAGTAITVRVRDNRRQPVEGAVVTTETKSARTDERGLCRLRFDSPGFWKLTAAKSPSERVAYEPASALVRVVPNATALRPYRPTRSR, from the coding sequence ATGAGAGTCACTCGAAAGCTCCGGATCGACGTCGAGCGCAGGGAGCTCGCGGCCGGGACCGCGATCACCGTTCGCGTCCGCGACAATCGACGGCAACCCGTCGAGGGAGCCGTCGTCACGACCGAAACGAAGTCGGCTCGGACGGACGAGCGCGGCCTGTGTCGACTGCGGTTCGACTCGCCCGGATTCTGGAAGCTCACGGCGGCGAAATCGCCGAGCGAGCGCGTCGCGTACGAGCCGGCGTCGGCGCTCGTTCGCGTCGTCCCGAACGCGACCGCGCTCCGTCCGTATCGCCCCACGAGATCGCGATAG
- a CDS encoding ABC transporter ATP-binding protein, translating into MTELRLEGVSKVYGADDTGTVALEGVDLTVRDGEFFTLVGPSGCGKTTTLRTIAGFEEPTDGTVSFDGRAMTGVPPERRDVGVVFQSYALFPHMSVAENVGYGLRFREPPDGGTVDERVAELLELVDLEGMGDRDPEQLSGGQRQRVALARALAPAPDLLLLDEPMSALDAQLRESLRRQVKRIQSELEITTVYVTHDQSEALAISDRLAVMNGGQVEQVGRPQEIYREPATRFVAEFVGDNNVFDGEVRSREGEYATVAVGDETFRLALPDGSDRVTFCVRPGALSQAVADGRSAAANRLTVSVETSEFLGETVRVNGRWNDNRIVLQLPVVPESDELTVGFAPDDAHVVARE; encoded by the coding sequence ATGACCGAACTGCGCCTCGAGGGCGTCTCGAAGGTCTACGGTGCGGACGACACCGGCACCGTCGCGCTCGAGGGTGTCGACCTCACCGTCCGCGACGGGGAGTTCTTCACCCTCGTCGGCCCCTCCGGCTGCGGGAAGACGACGACGCTGCGGACGATCGCCGGGTTCGAGGAGCCGACCGACGGCACCGTCTCCTTCGACGGCCGGGCGATGACCGGCGTGCCGCCCGAACGGCGGGACGTCGGCGTCGTCTTCCAGAGCTACGCGCTGTTTCCCCACATGAGCGTCGCCGAGAACGTCGGCTACGGCCTCCGGTTTCGGGAACCGCCGGACGGCGGGACGGTGGACGAACGCGTCGCCGAACTGCTCGAGCTGGTCGATCTCGAGGGGATGGGCGACCGAGATCCGGAACAGCTGTCGGGCGGCCAGCGACAGCGGGTGGCGCTGGCTCGCGCGCTCGCGCCGGCGCCAGACCTGCTCTTGCTCGACGAGCCGATGAGCGCGCTCGACGCACAGCTTCGGGAGTCGCTGCGTCGGCAAGTCAAACGGATTCAGTCGGAACTCGAGATCACCACCGTCTACGTCACCCACGATCAGTCGGAGGCGCTGGCGATCTCGGATCGGCTCGCGGTCATGAACGGAGGGCAGGTCGAACAGGTCGGCCGACCACAGGAGATCTATCGCGAGCCCGCGACGCGGTTCGTCGCGGAGTTCGTCGGGGACAACAACGTCTTCGACGGCGAGGTTCGAAGCCGCGAGGGCGAGTACGCGACGGTCGCCGTCGGGGACGAGACGTTCAGGCTGGCGCTCCCCGACGGAAGCGATCGCGTGACCTTCTGCGTGCGACCGGGCGCGCTTTCGCAAGCGGTCGCGGACGGGCGATCGGCCGCTGCGAACCGGCTGACGGTGAGCGTCGAGACCAGCGAGTTCCTCGGCGAAACCGTCCGGGTCAACGGCCGGTGGAACGACAATAGAATCGTGCTCCAGCTACCGGTCGTTCCCGAGAGCGACGAGCTGACGGTCGGGTTCGCGCCCGACGACGCACACGTCGTCGCTCGGGAGTGA
- a CDS encoding ABC transporter permease, which yields MSRPRESDRFVRLRKRSAGARRWLERHALALTAVATAGVLAVMLYLPVGVVFVNAAFDDGGATLAFFREVLTDPFYVGALADVFAEPLAVRSHLESLVGWLAAISISVSLEYPIPGVSLPIPWPSLEVPAVRKGLFGFTAYQAVLSTIASVALGLPAASVLANYEFRGRRTLRSLTILPFVLPGIMVAVGFYAMFGQAGTLNQLLGVAGLGPYPFIEWNPLAIVIVAHAFYNAPLVARVTVAAWESVDVRSVETARSLGASPRRAFRDVVVPQLLPAVLTGALLTFIFTFMTFPIVLALGGLQLATVEVWIYDRVRQLAYSEAATLAVLETILSLGLTYAYLRYESAQSGLARAAAAPSRKPLFPDLRTALSPRRLAIVGYGLITLVVFVGPMASLVVGSVTDGGGFTLRHYAFLLERQLEGADYQTLPWVAIRNSLVFGVATLAVAVPMGVVVSVVTVRAGRGGTIVDTLAMLPLAVSGVVFGIGLLQGLVFGISLPGGWRFQVTGAVAIVAAHAVAAYPFVTRNVSPLLSNLDPAMVESARALGASRYRALRDVELPLVASGVVAGAAFAFAISIGEFSSTVILASGSQTYTMPVAVERYLGRRSGPAIAMGTVLLVVTAASFVVVDRVGGRFER from the coding sequence GTGTCTCGACCGCGAGAATCGGATCGTTTCGTCCGGCTCCGGAAGCGATCCGCCGGCGCTCGCCGCTGGCTCGAGCGCCACGCGCTCGCTCTGACGGCGGTGGCGACGGCCGGCGTCCTCGCCGTCATGCTCTACCTGCCGGTCGGCGTCGTCTTCGTCAACGCCGCGTTCGACGACGGCGGAGCGACGCTCGCGTTCTTCCGCGAGGTCCTCACCGACCCGTTCTATGTCGGCGCGCTCGCGGACGTCTTCGCCGAGCCGCTGGCGGTTCGCAGCCACCTTGAGTCGCTGGTCGGCTGGCTCGCGGCGATCTCGATTTCCGTGTCGCTCGAATACCCGATTCCCGGCGTTTCGCTGCCGATACCGTGGCCGAGTCTCGAGGTACCGGCGGTCCGGAAGGGACTGTTCGGCTTTACGGCCTATCAGGCCGTGCTGTCGACGATCGCGAGCGTCGCGCTGGGGCTGCCCGCCGCCTCCGTCCTCGCGAACTACGAGTTTCGGGGCCGGCGAACGCTGCGCTCGCTGACGATCCTCCCGTTCGTGCTGCCGGGGATCATGGTCGCCGTGGGCTTCTACGCGATGTTCGGGCAGGCGGGAACGCTCAACCAGTTACTCGGCGTCGCCGGACTGGGGCCGTACCCGTTCATCGAGTGGAACCCGCTCGCGATCGTGATCGTCGCCCACGCGTTCTACAACGCGCCGCTGGTCGCCCGCGTGACCGTCGCCGCCTGGGAGTCCGTCGACGTCCGGAGCGTCGAAACCGCACGTAGCCTCGGGGCGAGTCCCCGTCGCGCGTTCCGCGACGTGGTCGTTCCGCAGCTCCTGCCGGCCGTCCTGACGGGCGCGTTGCTGACCTTCATCTTCACCTTCATGACCTTCCCCATCGTGCTCGCGTTGGGCGGCCTGCAGCTCGCGACGGTCGAAGTCTGGATCTACGATCGGGTCCGCCAGCTTGCGTACTCCGAGGCCGCGACGCTGGCCGTCCTCGAGACCATCCTCTCGCTCGGGCTCACGTACGCCTACCTCCGGTACGAGTCCGCCCAGTCCGGGCTGGCTCGAGCGGCCGCCGCGCCCTCCCGAAAACCGCTCTTTCCCGACCTGCGAACGGCGCTCTCACCGCGCAGGCTGGCGATCGTCGGCTACGGGCTCATCACCCTCGTCGTCTTCGTCGGTCCGATGGCGAGTCTCGTCGTCGGGAGCGTGACCGACGGAGGCGGGTTCACGCTGCGCCATTACGCGTTCCTGCTCGAGCGCCAGCTCGAGGGGGCCGACTATCAGACGCTGCCGTGGGTCGCGATCCGGAACTCGCTCGTCTTCGGGGTCGCGACGCTGGCCGTCGCCGTCCCGATGGGCGTGGTCGTCTCAGTCGTGACGGTCCGGGCCGGTCGCGGTGGGACGATCGTCGACACGCTGGCGATGCTCCCGCTGGCGGTCAGCGGGGTCGTGTTCGGGATCGGCCTGTTGCAGGGACTGGTCTTCGGCATTTCGCTGCCCGGCGGCTGGCGGTTTCAGGTGACCGGCGCGGTCGCGATCGTCGCCGCCCACGCCGTCGCGGCCTACCCCTTCGTCACGCGCAACGTCTCGCCGCTCCTGTCGAACCTGGATCCGGCGATGGTCGAGTCCGCTCGAGCGCTCGGGGCCTCCCGGTACCGCGCGCTCCGGGACGTGGAACTGCCGCTCGTGGCCAGCGGCGTCGTCGCCGGGGCCGCCTTCGCCTTCGCCATCTCGATCGGCGAGTTCTCTTCGACGGTGATTTTGGCCAGCGGGAGCCAGACCTACACCATGCCCGTCGCCGTCGAGCGCTATCTCGGCCGCCGCTCCGGGCCAGCGATCGCCATGGGGACTGTACTGTTAGTCGTCACGGCCGCGAGTTTCGTCGTCGTCGACCGCGTCGGCGGGAGGTTCGAGCGATGA
- a CDS encoding thiamine ABC transporter substrate-binding protein: MKRRTFVGAVGGSAVAGVAGCLTREGGENDDQGNGTGDQGNGTDEIDPEPETPDLEGELQVATYETMVDGEGAAGPWLKEAFEAEYPDAELTWTVPNNAINDYIDRERQNADIDADVYLGTNVDDLVRIDDTLDDGGLLRELNVDRIDNAERIRDGLDMGDPHGRVLPYDTGYICLVYDETVVDEPETLDDLTEPAYEDALLAQNAQSSDSGQAFLLWTIDAYGEDGYLDYWRALDENGVRVLDSWDESYTSAYMNEERPMVVSYSTDQVFANEYDYDMSRHQVAFPNDQGYANPEGMGIFEGASELDLAYEFLNFALSSEAQAVIAQRNVQFPAVAEEHVDLDEEFDQYAHVPPEAVTIGYDELRGNLDGWVEDWAREFAGR; the protein is encoded by the coding sequence ATGAAACGACGAACGTTCGTGGGCGCAGTCGGTGGAAGCGCGGTCGCCGGCGTCGCTGGCTGTCTGACTCGGGAAGGGGGCGAGAATGACGATCAGGGGAACGGGACCGGCGATCAGGGGAACGGGACCGACGAGATCGATCCCGAACCGGAGACCCCCGATCTCGAGGGGGAGCTTCAGGTCGCGACCTACGAGACGATGGTCGACGGCGAGGGTGCGGCCGGCCCGTGGCTCAAGGAGGCCTTCGAGGCGGAATACCCCGACGCCGAACTGACGTGGACCGTTCCGAACAACGCCATCAACGACTACATCGATCGCGAACGGCAAAACGCCGATATCGACGCTGACGTCTATCTCGGCACGAACGTCGACGACCTCGTCCGGATCGACGACACCCTCGACGACGGCGGCCTCCTCCGCGAGCTCAACGTCGATCGGATCGACAACGCCGAGCGGATCCGCGACGGGCTCGACATGGGCGACCCTCACGGGCGCGTCCTCCCCTACGACACGGGCTATATCTGTCTAGTCTACGACGAGACCGTCGTCGACGAACCCGAGACGCTCGACGACCTGACCGAACCGGCCTACGAGGACGCGCTGCTCGCCCAGAACGCCCAGAGTTCGGACTCGGGACAGGCCTTCCTGCTGTGGACGATCGACGCCTACGGCGAGGACGGCTATCTCGACTACTGGCGCGCTCTCGACGAGAACGGCGTTCGTGTCCTCGACAGCTGGGACGAGTCCTATACCAGCGCCTATATGAACGAAGAACGGCCGATGGTCGTCTCCTACTCGACCGATCAGGTGTTCGCCAACGAGTACGACTACGATATGAGCCGCCATCAGGTCGCGTTCCCGAACGATCAGGGGTACGCCAACCCCGAGGGGATGGGGATCTTCGAGGGCGCGTCCGAACTCGATCTCGCATACGAATTCCTCAACTTCGCCCTCTCGAGCGAGGCCCAGGCCGTCATCGCCCAGCGCAACGTCCAGTTCCCGGCCGTCGCCGAAGAGCACGTCGACCTCGACGAGGAGTTCGATCAGTACGCACACGTTCCGCCGGAGGCGGTGACGATCGGCTACGACGAGCTCCGAGGCAATCTCGACGGCTGGGTCGAGGACTGGGCGCGCGAGTTCGCCGGCCGGTAG
- a CDS encoding AI-2E family transporter — MTRSSSGTASSNGRRRYVLAVIVVALGVLTAGILLDVLGTILFALTVAYVLMPVQGWLVRRGLTEWTGTLAATVIGFVTAVAVFSPIVVALYFRIEQVEDAVQRLPRELSVTVLEATHTVEAGEVQALAVGYLSDAATSFALALPVLAIKFALFIVLMFGLLLKGEEAGRAAVAPIPHGYRDIVYALAQRARETLYAIYVLQVATSIATLAIAYPLFRILGYEAALTLSIVAAVLQFVPIIGPSMLIAPISLYHVAAGDLVAATLIGVLGLVLVAWLPDIAVRPRLSRRSAGLPGSLYFVGFTGGLFTLGPIGVVVGPLIVAVFVEAVDLLADEVNGDATFAELIESDLEEPPAESADTETTFEESSSRAAND, encoded by the coding sequence GTGACACGATCATCGAGCGGGACGGCGAGTTCGAACGGGCGGCGGCGATACGTCCTCGCGGTGATCGTCGTCGCGCTCGGCGTCCTCACGGCTGGCATCCTGCTCGATGTGCTCGGAACGATTCTCTTCGCGCTCACCGTCGCCTACGTCCTCATGCCCGTTCAGGGTTGGCTCGTCAGGCGCGGCCTCACCGAGTGGACGGGGACGCTCGCCGCGACCGTCATCGGCTTCGTGACCGCGGTCGCGGTCTTTTCGCCGATCGTCGTTGCGCTTTACTTCCGCATCGAGCAGGTCGAAGACGCCGTCCAACGGCTCCCGCGGGAGCTCTCCGTGACGGTGCTCGAGGCGACGCACACCGTCGAAGCCGGGGAGGTACAGGCGCTCGCGGTCGGCTATCTCAGCGACGCCGCGACCTCGTTCGCGCTGGCGCTGCCGGTGCTCGCGATCAAGTTCGCGCTGTTTATCGTCCTGATGTTCGGCCTCCTGCTCAAGGGTGAGGAAGCGGGTCGAGCCGCCGTCGCGCCGATCCCACATGGCTATCGGGACATCGTCTACGCGCTCGCCCAGCGGGCCCGCGAGACGCTGTACGCGATCTACGTCCTGCAGGTTGCGACCTCGATCGCGACGCTCGCCATCGCGTACCCGCTGTTCCGGATTCTCGGCTACGAGGCCGCGCTGACGCTCTCGATCGTTGCCGCCGTCCTGCAGTTCGTCCCCATCATCGGGCCGAGCATGCTCATCGCTCCGATCTCGCTCTATCACGTCGCCGCCGGCGACCTCGTCGCGGCGACCCTGATCGGCGTCCTCGGACTCGTCCTCGTGGCGTGGCTCCCCGATATCGCCGTCAGACCGCGACTCTCCCGCCGGTCGGCCGGTCTGCCCGGCAGCCTCTACTTCGTCGGCTTCACCGGCGGACTCTTTACGCTCGGCCCGATCGGCGTCGTCGTCGGCCCGCTGATCGTCGCGGTCTTCGTCGAAGCCGTCGACCTGCTCGCCGACGAGGTCAACGGCGACGCCACGTTCGCGGAACTCATCGAGTCCGACCTCGAGGAGCCGCCCGCCGAGTCTGCCGACACAGAGACGACCTTCGAGGAGTCGAGTTCGCGGGCCGCCAACGACTGA
- a CDS encoding DUF5518 domain-containing protein has product MVRTRTLINAVIGAVIGVALSFIPGSTVLGGAVAGFLEGPDERTGTIAGAIAGLITFLPIAAGGALIFGFLGLGLVGGAPGGGIAFISILIVGALLLVLAYTVGLSALGGYLGAYLAHEYPDKRRRTRETVGFSTADRPSHATDVPSSRDRDVDSTSTRDRDTETVPSRDRDSQADRFPSDGLEGDRYGDRDRDRESDR; this is encoded by the coding sequence ATGGTCCGGACCCGAACGCTCATCAACGCGGTCATCGGTGCCGTCATCGGCGTCGCCCTCTCGTTTATCCCCGGCTCGACCGTTCTCGGGGGAGCCGTCGCGGGCTTTCTTGAGGGGCCCGACGAACGGACGGGGACGATCGCGGGCGCGATCGCCGGGCTCATTACGTTCCTCCCGATCGCGGCCGGCGGAGCCCTGATCTTCGGCTTCCTCGGGCTGGGACTCGTCGGCGGCGCTCCGGGCGGTGGCATCGCCTTCATCTCGATTCTCATCGTCGGTGCCCTCCTGCTCGTTCTCGCCTACACCGTCGGGCTATCGGCGCTGGGCGGCTATCTGGGTGCCTACCTCGCACACGAGTATCCCGATAAACGACGGCGGACGCGGGAGACGGTCGGATTCTCGACGGCGGATCGGCCGTCTCACGCCACCGACGTGCCGTCGTCCCGGGATCGCGACGTCGACTCGACGTCGACTCGAGACCGCGATACCGAGACGGTGCCGAGCCGAGATCGTGACAGTCAGGCGGATCGATTCCCGTCGGACGGGCTCGAGGGGGATCGCTACGGGGACCGGGACCGAGATCGCGAGTCCGACCGATGA
- a CDS encoding ABC transporter permease, producing the protein MNPLESLRLSWRSIRGHKLRSALTTLGIVIGIAAVIAFVTLGASLQAGIIGDISPDDQRNVYGWAADPDTEGGPLAGAQPVFTPDDLEAVEDLEDVEAAYGYATIQTQAISNGNETVAQGNGLIASGPSYIREDRLAEGRQFERGEREAVINPAAANQFEENVTVGDELAVTILGGERTTLEVVGITDTSEGQSPFEGFESSPRIYVPTDPYYAEQAAGLGIGGGGNGSGESDTESGGGNENDGDDARFLAIIIEAESTDQSDIDAARESATAYLESDQSDASDLLGDDLEITFQTSTELLQQLQDVLDLLRNFIVGIAAISLLVGSIGIANIMLVSVTERTREIGIMKAVGAQNRDVLGLFLTEAVILGVIGAILGTGLGLLGGYLGAQYVDLPLVYPLEYVALAIAVGILVGILAGLYPAWRAARTDPIDALRYE; encoded by the coding sequence ATGAACCCCCTCGAGAGCCTGCGGCTGTCCTGGCGTTCCATTCGCGGTCACAAGCTCCGGTCGGCGCTGACGACGCTGGGAATCGTGATCGGCATCGCGGCGGTGATCGCGTTCGTCACGCTGGGTGCCAGTCTGCAGGCAGGGATCATCGGCGACATCAGCCCGGACGACCAGCGCAACGTCTACGGGTGGGCCGCCGACCCCGACACCGAAGGCGGCCCGCTAGCGGGCGCTCAACCAGTCTTCACGCCGGACGACCTCGAGGCAGTCGAGGACCTCGAGGACGTCGAGGCGGCCTACGGCTACGCGACGATTCAGACCCAGGCGATCTCGAACGGGAACGAGACGGTCGCACAGGGGAACGGACTGATCGCGTCGGGACCGTCGTACATCCGCGAGGACAGGCTGGCCGAGGGCAGGCAATTCGAGCGGGGCGAACGCGAGGCAGTGATAAACCCCGCAGCGGCGAATCAGTTCGAAGAAAACGTCACCGTCGGCGACGAACTCGCGGTGACGATCCTCGGCGGCGAGCGAACGACACTCGAGGTGGTCGGCATCACCGACACCAGCGAGGGACAGAGCCCGTTCGAGGGCTTCGAATCCTCGCCGCGCATCTACGTGCCGACGGATCCCTACTACGCGGAGCAGGCGGCCGGACTGGGGATCGGCGGTGGTGGTAACGGGAGCGGCGAGAGCGATACCGAGAGCGGCGGTGGAAACGAGAACGACGGCGATGACGCCCGCTTCCTGGCGATCATCATCGAAGCCGAATCGACCGACCAGTCCGATATCGACGCCGCCCGCGAGAGCGCGACCGCCTACCTCGAGAGCGACCAGTCCGACGCGAGCGACCTGCTGGGTGACGACCTCGAGATCACCTTCCAGACGAGCACGGAACTGCTCCAGCAGCTCCAGGACGTACTGGATCTCCTCCGGAACTTCATCGTGGGCATCGCGGCCATCTCCCTGCTGGTCGGCTCGATCGGCATCGCGAACATCATGCTCGTCAGCGTCACCGAGCGGACCCGCGAGATCGGCATCATGAAAGCCGTCGGCGCACAGAACCGCGACGTGCTCGGCCTGTTCCTGACCGAGGCGGTGATCCTCGGCGTCATCGGCGCGATCCTGGGAACGGGGCTGGGACTCCTCGGCGGCTATCTCGGTGCGCAGTACGTCGACCTGCCGCTGGTCTACCCCCTCGAGTACGTCGCGCTCGCGATCGCCGTCGGGATTCTCGTCGGGATCCTCGCCGGGCTGTATCCGGCCTGGCGGGCCGCGCGAACGGATCCGATCGATGCGCTCAGGTACGAGTGA